One window of the Pseudomonas sp. S04 genome contains the following:
- a CDS encoding spermidine synthase yields MKRFVLLDTTPIPENGGALCLFEYGEDFVIKIQGGDGGQLMNTRMHGSEDALAEIPCRKVAGRPNSRVLIGGLGMGFTLASALKHLGKSAEVVVAELVPGVVEWNRGPLGEKAGKPLLDPRTVIRMEDVAKVLQAEPQGFDAIMLDVDNGPEGLTQKANSWLYSAGGLAACAKALRPKGVLAVWSASADRQFSDKLKKAGFKAEEVQVFAHGNKGTRHTIWIAEKLKG; encoded by the coding sequence ATGAAACGTTTCGTTCTGCTCGACACCACCCCAATCCCCGAAAACGGCGGAGCCCTGTGCCTGTTCGAGTACGGCGAGGATTTCGTCATCAAGATCCAGGGCGGCGATGGCGGGCAACTGATGAACACCCGCATGCACGGCTCCGAAGACGCCCTGGCGGAGATTCCCTGCCGCAAGGTGGCTGGCCGGCCGAACTCGCGGGTGCTGATCGGCGGCCTGGGCATGGGCTTCACCCTCGCCTCGGCGCTCAAGCACCTGGGCAAGAGCGCTGAAGTGGTGGTCGCCGAGCTGGTGCCGGGGGTGGTGGAGTGGAACCGTGGCCCTCTGGGCGAGAAAGCCGGCAAGCCGCTACTGGACCCGCGCACGGTGATCCGCATGGAAGACGTGGCCAAGGTCCTGCAAGCCGAACCCCAGGGCTTCGACGCGATCATGCTCGACGTCGACAACGGCCCCGAAGGCCTGACCCAGAAAGCCAACAGCTGGCTGTACTCCGCCGGTGGCCTGGCCGCCTGCGCCAAGGCCCTGCGCCCCAAGGGCGTGCTGGCCGTGTGGTCGGCCAGTGCCGACCGGCAGTTTTCCGACAAACTGAAAAAAGCCGGCTTCAAGGCCGAAGAGGTGCAGGTGTTCGCCCATGGCAACAAGGGCACTCGCCACACCATCTGGATTGCCGAGAAGCTCAAGGGCTGA
- a CDS encoding S9 family peptidase, with the protein MPHCAHASSAPIAHKADGDDPYAWLQERDTAPVLDYLKAENAYQQAMLADQAELRESLFNEIKGRILETDLSLPSPWGPYLYYTRTTAGDEYARHYRCPRPADDGLQVDESAEELLLDPNVLANGGFFSLGAFSISPDHRRLAYSLDTTGEEIYTLFVKELASGKVSELAFEDCDGSMTWANDSLTLFFAELDDTHRPHKLYRYRLDGTVAEEVFHEPDGRFFLHCYRASSERQLLLSLGSKTTSEVWALDASQPQQAFSCLAPRVEDHEYDVDHGLLDGQWSWLIRTNRDGINFALYQAPDTGRVPSEDQWQNLIPHSDEVMLEGLSLNASAMTLSLRIGGLPIIEVHPQGLPTYRVQLPDAAYSLYVQNSLEFVSDRIRLRYEALNRPAQVRQLELASGAQHVLKETPVLGPFDADAYVSQRLWATAPDGTQVPISLVVKREMLGQPTPLYLYGYGAYGESLDPWFSHARLSLLDRGVAFAIAHVRGGGELGEAWYRAGKQQHKQNSFDDFITCAEHLITNGFTSAAQLVISGGSAGGLLIGAVLNQRPELFAAAIAEVPFVDVLNTMLDPDLPLTVTEYDEWGNPQEPEVHARIKAYAPYENVRAQAYPATLVIAGYNDSRVQYWEAAKWVAKLRVTKTDDNLLLLKTELGAGHGGMSGRYQGLRDVALEYAFVFKVLGIA; encoded by the coding sequence ATGCCCCATTGTGCCCACGCCAGTAGCGCCCCGATTGCCCACAAGGCCGACGGGGATGACCCGTACGCCTGGCTGCAGGAACGGGACACGGCGCCCGTGCTCGACTACCTCAAGGCCGAAAACGCCTATCAGCAAGCCATGCTGGCCGACCAGGCCGAGCTGCGTGAAAGCCTGTTCAACGAAATCAAGGGGCGGATTCTCGAGACCGACCTGTCGCTGCCCTCCCCTTGGGGTCCGTACCTGTACTACACCCGCACCACCGCCGGTGACGAGTACGCCCGGCATTACCGCTGCCCACGCCCGGCCGATGACGGTTTGCAGGTCGATGAAAGCGCCGAAGAATTGCTGCTGGACCCCAACGTGCTGGCCAACGGCGGCTTTTTCTCCCTGGGCGCCTTCAGCATCAGTCCCGACCACCGGCGCCTGGCCTACAGCCTCGACACCACCGGCGAGGAGATTTACACCCTGTTCGTCAAGGAACTGGCCAGCGGCAAGGTCAGCGAGCTTGCGTTCGAGGATTGCGACGGCAGCATGACCTGGGCCAACGACAGCCTGACGCTGTTCTTCGCCGAGCTCGACGACACCCATCGCCCGCACAAGCTGTACCGCTACCGCCTGGACGGCACGGTGGCCGAAGAAGTGTTCCATGAGCCCGACGGGCGGTTTTTCCTGCATTGTTATCGCGCCAGCTCCGAGCGCCAGTTGCTGCTGTCGCTGGGCAGCAAGACCACCAGCGAAGTCTGGGCACTCGATGCCTCCCAGCCGCAGCAGGCCTTCAGTTGCCTGGCGCCGCGGGTCGAAGACCATGAGTACGACGTCGATCACGGCCTGCTCGACGGGCAATGGAGCTGGCTGATCCGCACCAACCGCGATGGCATCAACTTCGCCCTGTACCAGGCCCCGGACACGGGACGGGTGCCGAGCGAGGACCAGTGGCAGAACCTGATCCCCCACAGTGACGAGGTCATGCTCGAAGGCCTGAGCCTGAACGCCAGCGCCATGACCCTGAGCCTGCGGATCGGCGGCTTGCCGATAATCGAAGTTCACCCACAGGGCCTGCCGACGTATCGCGTGCAACTGCCGGACGCGGCCTACAGCCTGTATGTACAGAACAGCCTGGAGTTTGTCAGCGACCGGATCCGCCTGCGTTATGAAGCGCTGAATCGCCCGGCCCAGGTACGCCAGCTGGAACTGGCCAGCGGCGCGCAGCACGTCCTCAAGGAAACCCCGGTGCTCGGCCCGTTCGATGCAGACGCCTATGTCAGCCAGCGCCTGTGGGCGACGGCCCCGGATGGCACCCAGGTGCCGATCAGCCTGGTGGTCAAGCGCGAAATGCTCGGCCAGCCGACCCCGCTCTACCTCTATGGCTACGGCGCCTATGGCGAAAGCCTCGACCCGTGGTTCTCCCATGCGCGCCTGAGCCTGCTGGACCGTGGCGTGGCCTTCGCCATCGCCCATGTCCGCGGTGGCGGTGAGCTGGGCGAAGCCTGGTACCGCGCCGGCAAACAGCAACACAAGCAGAACAGCTTCGACGATTTCATCACCTGCGCCGAACACCTGATCACCAACGGCTTCACCAGCGCTGCGCAACTGGTGATCAGCGGTGGCAGCGCCGGAGGCCTGTTGATCGGCGCGGTGCTCAACCAACGCCCGGAGCTGTTCGCCGCGGCCATTGCCGAAGTGCCCTTTGTCGACGTGCTCAACACCATGCTCGACCCGGACCTGCCGCTGACCGTCACCGAATACGATGAGTGGGGCAACCCGCAAGAGCCCGAGGTCCATGCACGCATCAAGGCCTACGCCCCTTACGAAAACGTCCGCGCGCAAGCCTACCCGGCGACCCTGGTGATCGCCGGCTACAACGACAGCCGCGTGCAGTACTGGGAAGCCGCCAAGTGGGTGGCGAAACTGCGGGTGACCAAGACCGACGACAACCTGTTGCTGCTCAAGACCGAACTGGGTGCCGGGCACGGCGGCATGAGCGGGCGTTACCAGGGCCTGCGCGACGTGGCCCTGGAATACGCCTTTGTGTTCAAGGTATTGGGGATCGCCTGA